In Cyanobacteria bacterium GSL.Bin1, a genomic segment contains:
- a CDS encoding chemotaxis protein CheW yields the protein MKTVETTTNTLRVVTFPVGELTLAVPIQAVYRVLSQIPIAGSGERGVGVAHLEDYELTVFDLEYKLFTEPRQSGFVHAPIGSHLIVVQSQQEALGLLVKKAPTLMNLPRDRVRVLPASYRKTDTLGFCSHVAVLQEEKETMTVFLLDVEQLMPN from the coding sequence ATGAAAACTGTTGAAACGACAACGAATACTCTCCGTGTGGTAACTTTCCCAGTGGGTGAGTTAACCTTAGCCGTTCCCATTCAAGCGGTCTATCGGGTGCTATCGCAAATTCCGATTGCAGGCAGTGGGGAACGAGGCGTCGGCGTCGCCCATCTCGAAGATTACGAATTAACTGTCTTTGATCTCGAATATAAACTTTTTACGGAACCTCGCCAAAGCGGCTTCGTTCACGCGCCCATCGGCAGCCATTTGATTGTTGTGCAAAGCCAACAGGAAGCGCTGGGGTTACTCGTCAAAAAAGCCCCAACTTTAATGAATCTCCCGCGCGATCGCGTTCGGGTTTTACCGGCATCGTACCGCAAAACAGATACCCTTGGTTTTTGTTCCCATGTGGCGGTTTTACAAGAGGAGAAGGAAACGATGACTGTTTTTCTCTTGGATGTCGAACAGTTAATGCCCAATTAA